DNA from Granulicella arctica:
GATGTCATGCTAAGTGCGACTGGATTTGGAGAGAAGCGGGAACAGGGTGTGGCGTCGTCTTCGGGGGCGGCGCGGCCTTCGGGGGTGCTGGTGGGGCACTCGACGGCTGACTTTCAGCATCGGCCGGAGGTGATGGAGGTGCAGCGGGCGAGCGAGGTTCCGGCGTTGCAGGTGCTGGTGGTGGATGATGATGGGCCGGTGCGGAAGGCGTGCTGCGAGATCGCTGCGGGAATGGGGTTTCTTGTGTCCGGGGCGGAGAGTGTGCCGGAGGCGCGGGCGATTTTGAAGCACCAGACGGTGGATCTGCTGTTGCTGGATCTGAAGCTGCCGGGCGGCGGCGGGCTGATGCTGCTCGAAGAGGTGAAGGCGCTGCACCCGGAGACGGGGGTGGTGGTGATGACGGCGTTTGCGACGGTTTCTTCTGCTGTTGAGGCGATGCGGATTGGGGCGGGGGATTATCTGACCAAGCCGTTTGCGCTGGAGGAGCTGACGGCGGTGCTGGATCGGGCGGGGCAGCGGCGGAGCTTTGACCTGGAGAGCCGGAAGCTAAGGGAGCGGCTGCGGACGACGAAGGGGATGGGGAACCTGATCGGGCGGTCGCCGGAGATGGAGAAGCTGTACCGGATTCTGTCGAAGGTGGCGACGTCGACGCATCCGGTGCTGGTGCTGGGGGAGAGCGGGACGGGCAAGGAGCTGGTGGCGCGGTCGATTCACTTCAACGGGCCGAATGCGGCGAAGCCGTTTGTGCCGGTGGACTGCGGGTCGCTGGTGCCGACGCTGATCGAGAGCGAGCTGTTCGGGTATGTGAAGGGTGCGTTTACGGGGGCGAATCGGGCGAAGGAGGGGTTATTGGCTGCGGCGGAGGGTGGCACGGTGTTTCTGGATGAGATTGGGGAGCTGCCGCTGGATCTCCAGGCGAAGCTGCTGCGGGCGTTGCAGGAGAAGGAGGTTCGTCCGGTGGGGGCGACGCAGGCGGTGCCGATCTCGGCGCGGGTGCTGGCGGCGACGAATCGCGACCTGATTGGGATGGTGGAGCAGGGGAGGTTTCGCAAGGACCTGTACTTTCGGCTGAATGTGGTGAACATCAAGATTCCTCCGCTGCGGGAGCGGCGGGCGGATATTGCGGTGCTGGCGCAGCATTTTCTGGAGCGGTTGCAGAAGGATTCAGGGGTGGTGCATACGTTCTCGGATGAGGCGCTGCGGCTGATGACGGAGTATGACTGGCCGGGGAATGTGAGGGAGCTCGAACATGCGATTGAGCGGGCGTGTGCTCTGTCGAGCGGGCCGGTGTTGCATATGGGCGATCTGCCGACGCAGTTGCAGGAGTTTCGGTTGCAGACGATTGGTCCGCCGGGATTGACGGAGCGGGAGACGGATGCGGTGCTTGCGGGGGTGCCGGGGCCGAGCGGGATTGTTTCGATTGCGGAGATGGAGAAGCACGCGATTCTGGTGACGATTCAGCAGTTGAAGGGCGACAAGCTGATGGCGGCGAAGCTGCTGGGGATTGGGAAGACGACGTTGTATCGGAAGCTGAAGGAGTATGGGATCGCGGAGGGTGGGGAGGAGGAGTAGAGGCGCTTATGGTGTTGGCGGCGGTACGGATTATTGCTAAGCCAGGACGGAGAGGGTGTGGAAGAAGGGTGGCGCCATGGCGGGGTCTCCGGTGATGGTTGCGTGGGATAGGGCTTGCTCGGGACGGATGCCTTTGGTGAAGAGGCGCCAGGCTGTGTCTTGCGGGATGGAGATGTGGGTGGTTGGGGGTGTGCTTGTGGCTGTTAGCAGCTCCCAGGAGGTGGAGGATCGCTCGAGGAACCATTGGTTGCCTGCTTCGCCGGTGATCTCGATGTGGATGGTGGTTCCTTCGGGTGCGGCGGTGTTGCTGTAGCTGTGCGGCATGGCGCGCAGGAAGGTGTCGAGGACCAGCGCGAAGAGGTGTGGGGTGTAGAGCGGCGGCCGGTGGGTTGCGTCGCGGATCTGTTGCTGGTGGTGCCACTGCTCGGTGTACTCGCGGGCGATGTCGAGCCAGACGGGTGCGGGATCGGGGCCTGCCCAGTCTACGGGGTCTCCGAGAGCGAAGGGGTCGAGGCTGGCGAAGTAGGTTGCGAGCTGAGGGCCGGTGAAGGCGAGGAGATCGCAGAGAAGGTGTGGGCTGATTCTTCTGGAGGCGCGGACCCAGTCGGCGTTGTGGCGGTTGATGAAGGCGACGAGGTCTTGGTAGCTGTCGATGGGGCTGTCGGGGGGCGGGCGATGCTGGTCGCGGCGACGGGAGAGGTTGCTGAGGTCTCCGCCGAGGAGATGCAGGGCGACGTCTTTGACGGACCAGAGGGGCGCGGCGGTTGGTTGTTGCCAGTCGTCGGGTGAGAGGCTGTTGAGGAGTTCGAGGAGGAGGGTGCGTATTTCGTTGAAGCGATCGTGGAGGAGGATGGGTTGTGGGGGTGTTCGCTCCTGGGGCATGCGGGGAGTATATAAAAATTCTTCACTGTCGATAAGCCGGAAGTTAGATGATGAGATGCGCGTTTATCGTTACCTCTCCAGTAATGCCAGGACCAACTCGCTAGATGAGTGCATTGGGCTGTTCTCGCCAGTTGAGGTCGCATTAGGAAACACAAGCCGCTTCACGGTACCCGATACAGCCTCACAATATCATTTGCGGATATATCACCCAATGATCTATTGTGTTCTGCATGTCGGCGTCGATTGATCCGCACTCCGAGTACTTGCCGCTTCCGCCCGCGGCGTTTTTTGTCCTTTTTGCTTTAGCTGAAGGCGAGAGACACGGTTATCGGATCATGCAAGACGTTCGGGAACTCTCTGCGGGATCTGTGTCGATGGGCCCTGCGACTCTCTACACGACCATCCAGCGATTAGTGGATCGCGGCTTTGTCGTTGAGGTTGAATCTCATCAGAACACGAGACGCAGGATGTACAGCCTTACCTCGGCAGGAAGCGGCCTACTTCGTGCCGAGTTCCAGCGCCAGACGGATGTACTTGCGCTAGCGAAGAGGCGCCGGGTGTTTGTCCTGGGAGATCGAGCATGACCAGGACACTTCTTCAGGTGAGAGGAAGGGCTCTCTTCCGGACAAGCTGCTGGCTCTACTCGCAGATTCTTCTGCTCTACCCCGACGATCTTTACACGCGGTACGGGGACGAGATGCAGTGGGTCTTCCGTGAAGAGCTGAAGCGAGCTGCCCGCCGTGGCCTGAAGGAATACACGGCGGTCTGGTGCAGCGTTCTACGCGACACCGCCTTGCAGATTGGGCCCCTCGTGACCCTTCGTTTCGCCATAGTGAGTACTGCTGTTGTCGGGACGCTGGCGGTTATGTTGCCAGTGCTCTTTGCTATCCCTACACGCTTCCCAAAAGCCGAGGTGTCTTGTCTCCCGAAGGTGTATGCGTCGGGCAGCGTGCAATCTTCACACCGTTCTGGAGCTTTCCATGGAGTTCTTTATGACGCTAGGACTAGAGCTGCAACGCAAAGCGCTTTGTCTGTACGTGCTCGCAATCCTATTTGCAGGCAGCCTCTATGCACAGGACATCTCAGGCAGCTGGCAAGGAACCATTACGCCGCCCCAAGGCACACCGCATCGCATGGTTCTGCGAGTCA
Protein-coding regions in this window:
- a CDS encoding sigma-54-dependent transcriptional regulator, translating into MEVQRASEVPALQVLVVDDDGPVRKACCEIAAGMGFLVSGAESVPEARAILKHQTVDLLLLDLKLPGGGGLMLLEEVKALHPETGVVVMTAFATVSSAVEAMRIGAGDYLTKPFALEELTAVLDRAGQRRSFDLESRKLRERLRTTKGMGNLIGRSPEMEKLYRILSKVATSTHPVLVLGESGTGKELVARSIHFNGPNAAKPFVPVDCGSLVPTLIESELFGYVKGAFTGANRAKEGLLAAAEGGTVFLDEIGELPLDLQAKLLRALQEKEVRPVGATQAVPISARVLAATNRDLIGMVEQGRFRKDLYFRLNVVNIKIPPLRERRADIAVLAQHFLERLQKDSGVVHTFSDEALRLMTEYDWPGNVRELEHAIERACALSSGPVLHMGDLPTQLQEFRLQTIGPPGLTERETDAVLAGVPGPSGIVSIAEMEKHAILVTIQQLKGDKLMAAKLLGIGKTTLYRKLKEYGIAEGGEEE
- a CDS encoding maleylpyruvate isomerase family mycothiol-dependent enzyme; amino-acid sequence: MPQERTPPQPILLHDRFNEIRTLLLELLNSLSPDDWQQPTAAPLWSVKDVALHLLGGDLSNLSRRRDQHRPPPDSPIDSYQDLVAFINRHNADWVRASRRISPHLLCDLLAFTGPQLATYFASLDPFALGDPVDWAGPDPAPVWLDIAREYTEQWHHQQQIRDATHRPPLYTPHLFALVLDTFLRAMPHSYSNTAAPEGTTIHIEITGEAGNQWFLERSSTSWELLTATSTPPTTHISIPQDTAWRLFTKGIRPEQALSHATITGDPAMAPPFFHTLSVLA
- a CDS encoding PadR family transcriptional regulator, whose translation is MSASIDPHSEYLPLPPAAFFVLFALAEGERHGYRIMQDVRELSAGSVSMGPATLYTTIQRLVDRGFVVEVESHQNTRRRMYSLTSAGSGLLRAEFQRQTDVLALAKRRRVFVLGDRA